From a region of the Mauremys mutica isolate MM-2020 ecotype Southern chromosome 12, ASM2049712v1, whole genome shotgun sequence genome:
- the LOC123345239 gene encoding olfactory receptor 1020-like, with the protein MEDRDWRNQTDVMEFILLGFGDLPELKILLFLMFLVIYIATATGNILITALVVTDQHLHTPMYFFLGNLSCLETCYTSTILPRMLVSLLTGDKTISFNGCFSQLYFFGSLLGTECYLLAVMSYDRYLAICKPLHYSTLMNTRFCLQLAAGSWLNGCLASTIFVSFLSQLTFCGPNEIDHFYCDLIPLMKLSCSDTHWLVLFHFILSCVFTLPPFLLTLTSYVCIITTILSIPSTTGRQKAFSTCSSHLIVVTIYYGTLMIVYMLPNHNTLSLLNKVLSLSYTVLTPLVNPLIYSLRNREVKEALRKAVS; encoded by the coding sequence ATGGAAGACAGAGACTGGAGAAATCAAACAGATGTCATGGAATTCATCCTCCTAGGATTCGGGGATCTCCCTGAACTgaaaattcttctcttcctgatgttcctagtgatctacatCGCAACCGCGACTGGGAACATTCTCATCACTGCACTAGTTGtgactgatcagcaccttcacacccccatgtacttcttcctggggaacttgtcctgcttggagacctgctacacctccaccatcctgcccaggatgctggtcagtctcctgactggggacaaaaCCATCTCATTCAATGGCTGTTTCTCACAACTGTATTTCTTTGGTTCTCTTTTAGGTACAGAATGCTATCTCCTAGCagtgatgtcttatgatcggtatttagcgatatgtAAACCCCTACACTATTCAACTCTTATGAATACAAGGTTTTGTCTCCAGTTGGCTGCTGGGTCCTGGTTAAATGGTTGTTTGGCTAGTACCATCTTTGTCTCATTCCTATCACAGTTAACATTCTGTGGCCcgaatgaaattgaccatttctattgTGATCTCATCCCATTGATGaaactctcctgcagtgacacacaCTGGTTAGTATTGTTCCATTTCATCCTATCCTGTGTATTCACCCTGCCTCCATTCCTACTAACCCTGACATCCTACGTGTGTATCATTACTACCATCCTGAGTATCCCTTCCACCACTGGGagacaaaaggccttttccacctgctcctcccatctCATTGTGGTGACAATTTACTATGGAACCCTAATGATTGTCTATATGCTTCCAAACCACAATACATTAAGCCTCCTGAACAAAGTGCTCtctctttcctacacagtcctgactcccctggtaaaccccctcatctacagcctg